From Solwaraspora sp. WMMD1047, the proteins below share one genomic window:
- a CDS encoding CsbD family protein, whose protein sequence is MSFTDKAKNKAEELAGAAKEKFGDATDNERMRAEGSTEQSEARAKQAGEHVKDAGRDAKDAFTQ, encoded by the coding sequence ATGAGCTTCACCGACAAGGCCAAGAACAAGGCGGAGGAACTGGCCGGAGCGGCCAAGGAGAAGTTCGGCGACGCGACCGACAATGAGCGCATGCGGGCCGAAGGCTCGACCGAGCAGAGCGAGGCGAGGGCCAAGCAGGCCGGCGAGCACGTGAAGGACGCCGGCCGGGATGCCAAGGACGCCTTCACCCAGTAG
- a CDS encoding glycoside hydrolase family 9 protein, translating to MSEVPNRPRVRVNQVGYLSDAPKFATWVTDKPGGVPFTVRDRDGTVALLGTSTPWPVRPEPTSGQSLHLLDLTALTVVADGYRVEVGPDRSHPFRVGPDLYDGLSRDAVGLFYLLRSGTPILPERAPGQDRPAGHVGVPPNTGDTAVPGWTGPEATRLYPDWRPTGTFDVSGGWYDAGDYGKYVVSGGIALWQLLHLLRLLRSNRDRVGAGAGSGVVPESVVAEECRWQLDWLLRMQVPPGHQYAGLAFHRVHGTQWSPMPGRAHEDPTTRVLHRPSTAAALHLAAVAAQGARLFAADDRGYADRLLTAARAAYRAAQAYPDLAAPDDEGRYGGGPYDDARLADEFYWAAVGLWLATGEEGYRADLTASGEHTADVFDPGGFDFNAVSAPARLDLATGDRRLPDHDRVVGSVLDAAERLLDLQRGQPWGQPYAPAEGWAWGSNGRILNNLVVLATAHELSGDRRWRDAVAGGMDYLLGRNALGQCYVTGYGTDASAHLRTRQFGHDLDPTLPAPPAGALAGGANSTHTAGFPTDPRLDGLPPQLRYLDVPTSETTNDICIRWNAPLAYIASYLSLSGRPG from the coding sequence GTGTCGGAGGTACCGAACCGACCGCGGGTACGGGTGAACCAGGTGGGTTACCTGTCCGATGCCCCGAAGTTCGCGACCTGGGTGACTGACAAGCCCGGCGGCGTGCCGTTCACGGTCCGCGATCGGGACGGCACGGTGGCCCTGCTCGGCACCTCCACGCCCTGGCCGGTCCGGCCGGAGCCGACCTCCGGACAGTCGCTGCACCTGCTCGACCTGACCGCGCTGACCGTCGTCGCCGACGGATACCGGGTGGAGGTCGGCCCCGACCGCAGCCACCCGTTCCGCGTCGGACCGGACCTGTACGACGGGTTGAGCCGCGACGCGGTCGGACTGTTCTACCTGCTGCGCTCCGGCACCCCGATCCTGCCGGAGCGGGCCCCCGGCCAGGACCGGCCGGCCGGACACGTCGGCGTGCCACCGAACACCGGTGACACGGCGGTACCGGGCTGGACCGGCCCGGAGGCCACCCGGCTCTATCCCGACTGGCGGCCGACCGGGACCTTCGACGTCTCCGGCGGCTGGTACGACGCCGGCGACTACGGCAAGTACGTCGTCAGCGGCGGGATCGCCCTGTGGCAGCTCCTGCACCTGCTCCGACTGCTGCGCAGCAACCGGGACAGGGTCGGTGCCGGAGCCGGATCCGGCGTGGTGCCCGAGTCGGTGGTGGCCGAGGAGTGCCGGTGGCAGCTCGACTGGCTGCTGCGCATGCAGGTGCCGCCTGGCCACCAGTACGCCGGCCTGGCGTTCCACCGGGTACACGGCACGCAGTGGTCGCCGATGCCGGGCCGGGCCCACGAGGACCCGACGACCCGGGTGCTGCACCGGCCGTCCACCGCGGCGGCGCTGCACCTGGCGGCGGTGGCCGCCCAGGGCGCCCGCCTCTTCGCCGCCGACGACCGCGGGTACGCCGACCGGCTGCTGACCGCCGCCCGCGCGGCCTACCGGGCCGCCCAGGCGTACCCGGATCTGGCCGCCCCCGACGACGAGGGGCGCTACGGTGGCGGACCCTACGACGACGCCCGGCTCGCCGACGAGTTCTACTGGGCCGCCGTCGGGCTCTGGCTGGCCACCGGCGAGGAGGGGTACCGCGCCGACCTGACGGCGTCGGGCGAGCACACCGCCGACGTGTTCGACCCGGGCGGCTTCGACTTCAACGCGGTCTCCGCCCCGGCGCGGCTGGACCTGGCGACCGGCGACCGACGGCTCCCCGATCACGACCGGGTGGTCGGCAGTGTGCTCGACGCCGCCGAACGGTTGCTCGACCTGCAGCGCGGTCAGCCGTGGGGGCAACCGTACGCACCCGCCGAGGGCTGGGCCTGGGGCTCGAACGGCCGGATCCTCAACAACCTCGTCGTCCTGGCCACCGCCCACGAACTCAGCGGGGACCGGCGGTGGCGGGACGCCGTGGCCGGCGGGATGGACTACCTTCTCGGCCGCAACGCGCTCGGCCAGTGCTACGTGACCGGCTACGGCACTGACGCCAGCGCACACCTGCGGACCCGTCAGTTCGGCCACGATCTCGACCCGACCCTGCCCGCGCCCCCGGCGGGCGCGCTGGCCGGCGGCGCCAACTCCACCCACACCGCCGGCTTCCCCACCGATCCCCGCCTGGACGGCCTCCCGCCGCAGCTGCGCTACCTCGACGTGCCCACCTCGGAAACCACGAACGACATCTGCATCCGCTGGAACGCCCCACTCGCCTACATCGCCAGTTACCTCAGCCTGTCCGGGCGGCCGGGCTGA
- a CDS encoding lysine 2,3-aminomutase, with translation MPLVEPDWTRFPGWRQVTREQWESAQWQRANCVKNARQLRTVLGDLVDDTFYADLAADQAATATMSMLVPPQMMNTMVPTGPPSTEALLADPIRRYMIPVASDRRTDWPSHPYATRDSLHEHDMWVAEGLTHRYPTKVLAELLSTCPQYCGHCTRMDLVGNSTPAVEKLKLTLKPVDRYDAHIDYLRAHPGVRDVVVSGGDVANVPWRNLESYLMRLLSIETIRDIRLATKALMGLPQHWLQPDVVEGLERVARTAARRGVNLALHTHVNHVQSLTPLVAKATQTALEVGVRDVRNQGVLMRGVNATAPELLDLCFALQGEAGILPYYFYMCDMIPNAEHWRVPVWHAQQLQHDLMGYLPGYATPRIVCDVPFVGKRWVHMVTEYDRDYGISYWTKNYRTSIEAADGDALNRCYSYYDPIDTLPAAGRDWWARQDRG, from the coding sequence ATCCCGCTGGTCGAGCCCGACTGGACCCGATTCCCCGGCTGGCGACAGGTCACCCGCGAACAGTGGGAATCCGCCCAGTGGCAGCGCGCCAACTGCGTCAAGAACGCCCGCCAGCTACGCACCGTCCTCGGCGACCTGGTCGACGACACCTTCTACGCCGACCTCGCCGCCGACCAGGCCGCGACGGCCACCATGTCGATGCTGGTGCCCCCGCAGATGATGAACACGATGGTGCCGACCGGACCACCCAGCACCGAGGCGCTGCTGGCCGACCCGATCCGCCGGTACATGATCCCGGTCGCCTCCGACCGGCGCACCGACTGGCCGTCCCACCCGTACGCCACCCGGGACTCCCTGCACGAGCACGACATGTGGGTCGCCGAGGGGCTCACCCACCGCTACCCCACGAAGGTCCTCGCCGAGCTGCTCTCCACCTGCCCCCAGTACTGCGGGCACTGCACCCGGATGGACCTGGTCGGCAACAGCACCCCGGCGGTGGAGAAGCTCAAACTCACCCTCAAGCCCGTCGACAGGTACGACGCCCACATCGACTACCTGCGCGCCCACCCCGGCGTACGCGACGTGGTGGTCTCCGGCGGCGACGTGGCGAACGTGCCGTGGCGCAACCTGGAGTCGTACCTGATGCGGCTGCTCTCCATCGAGACCATCCGCGACATCCGGCTCGCCACCAAGGCCCTGATGGGACTCCCCCAGCACTGGCTGCAGCCCGACGTGGTCGAGGGCCTGGAACGGGTCGCCCGGACCGCCGCCCGCCGCGGGGTCAACCTGGCCCTGCACACCCACGTCAACCACGTCCAATCGCTGACGCCGCTGGTTGCCAAGGCCACCCAGACCGCGCTGGAGGTCGGCGTCCGGGATGTCCGCAACCAGGGTGTCCTGATGCGCGGCGTGAACGCCACCGCGCCCGAGCTGCTCGATCTCTGCTTCGCCCTGCAGGGCGAAGCGGGCATCCTGCCGTACTACTTCTACATGTGCGACATGATCCCCAACGCCGAGCACTGGCGGGTCCCGGTCTGGCACGCCCAGCAGCTCCAGCACGACCTGATGGGCTACCTGCCCGGCTACGCGACCCCGCGGATCGTCTGCGACGTGCCGTTCGTCGGCAAGCGGTGGGTGCACATGGTCACCGAATACGACCGCGACTACGGCATCTCCTACTGGACGAAGAACTACCGCACCTCGATCGAGGCGGCCGACGGCGACGCGCTGAACCGCTGCTACTCCTACTACGACCCGATCGACACCCTGCCGGCGGCGGGCCGGGACTGGTGGGCCCGGCAGGACCGCGGGTAA
- a CDS encoding acyl-CoA dehydrogenase family protein, translating to MTSPDRILPTEEAADLLGLATEIADGELAPKVTDFEERGVFPRDVLRTVGRAGLLGLPYPEEYGGAAQPYEVYLQVLEILASRWLAVAEAVSVHTLSCYPVAAYGGEQQRKLLPDMLGGELLGAYCLSEPQGGSDAAALTTRATRDGDDWVVAGTKAWITHAGNADFYNIFCRTGGPGAAGISCLLADAATPGIAPQTPERTMGLRSSPVAQIAFDDARVPADRLIGAEGEGFRIALSALDSGRLGIAACAVGLAQAALDHAVGYAREREQFGRPIAQFQGIGFMLADLATQVSAARALTLAAARLRDAGRPYSIEAAKAKLFATDMAMRVTTDAVQVLGGYGYVADHPVERYMREAKVLQIVEGTNQIQRLVIARSLTR from the coding sequence ATGACAAGTCCCGACCGGATCCTGCCCACCGAGGAGGCCGCCGACCTGCTCGGCCTGGCCACCGAGATCGCCGACGGGGAACTCGCCCCCAAGGTCACCGACTTCGAGGAGCGCGGCGTCTTCCCCCGCGACGTGCTGCGCACCGTCGGCCGGGCCGGACTGCTCGGCCTGCCCTACCCCGAGGAGTACGGCGGCGCCGCCCAACCGTACGAGGTCTACCTGCAGGTGCTGGAGATCCTCGCGAGCCGGTGGCTGGCCGTCGCCGAGGCGGTGAGCGTGCACACGCTGTCCTGCTACCCGGTGGCCGCGTACGGCGGCGAACAGCAGCGCAAACTGCTGCCGGACATGCTCGGCGGCGAGCTGCTCGGGGCGTACTGCCTCTCCGAGCCGCAGGGTGGTTCGGACGCCGCGGCGCTGACGACCAGGGCGACCCGCGACGGCGACGACTGGGTGGTGGCCGGCACCAAGGCGTGGATCACCCACGCCGGCAACGCCGACTTCTACAACATCTTCTGCCGCACCGGCGGGCCGGGCGCGGCCGGGATCTCCTGCCTGCTCGCCGACGCCGCCACGCCCGGCATCGCGCCGCAGACCCCGGAACGCACCATGGGGCTGCGTTCCTCGCCGGTCGCCCAGATCGCCTTCGACGACGCCCGGGTGCCGGCCGACCGGCTGATCGGCGCGGAGGGGGAGGGCTTCCGGATCGCCCTGTCCGCGCTGGACTCCGGCCGGCTCGGCATCGCCGCCTGCGCGGTCGGGCTGGCTCAGGCGGCCCTGGACCACGCGGTCGGGTACGCCCGGGAACGCGAGCAGTTCGGCAGGCCGATCGCGCAGTTCCAGGGGATCGGGTTCATGCTGGCCGACCTGGCGACCCAGGTGTCGGCGGCGCGGGCGCTCACGCTGGCGGCCGCCCGGCTGCGGGACGCCGGCCGGCCCTACTCGATCGAGGCGGCCAAGGCGAAGCTCTTCGCCACCGACATGGCGATGCGGGTCACCACCGACGCCGTGCAGGTGCTCGGCGGGTACGGCTACGTCGCAGACCACCCGGTCGAGCGCTACATGCGGGAGGCGAAGGTGCTGCAGATCGTGGAGGGCACCAACCAGATCCAGCGACTGGTGATCGCCCGGTCGTTGACCCGTTGA
- a CDS encoding LacI family DNA-binding transcriptional regulator — protein sequence MATDSAERRARGEIEKLPSGSLRVRVYAGVDPASKKRQYLAQTVPAGADAAQEAERVRARLLREVAERRRARRRPAQKSGAGTPDRPLTATSTATTPAAGATANGGDPERRRGGLLTVAAIAKLAGVSPPTVSKVLNGRPGVAPNTRRRVEELLRGQNYRRPEKVTRAACVEVVFYGALGQVAVELLRGVKQVVVEHGFAVGFTDVLRESAAGRDWERDLLSRRPAGVITVQMGVAPEQRGLLAACAIPVVVVDPTGEPLQPVPSVAAANRRGAFAAARHLLDLGHRRIAVISGPLDRLCARERLAGIRAALDAGGAPLDEKLLRSGIWFSFEDGRTHGAELLRLTEPPTAVLCGNDLQALGVYEAARQVGVRIPDELSVVGFDDISYAGWCGPPLTTVRQPVSEMGATAARLLLALTTGETISQSHVELATTLVVRGSTAAPRGLDRHP from the coding sequence ATGGCGACCGACAGCGCGGAGCGGCGGGCGCGGGGAGAGATAGAGAAACTGCCGAGCGGATCGCTGCGGGTCCGGGTCTACGCGGGTGTCGATCCCGCGTCGAAGAAGCGGCAGTACCTCGCGCAGACCGTGCCAGCCGGCGCCGACGCCGCGCAGGAGGCGGAGCGGGTACGCGCCCGTCTGCTGCGCGAAGTCGCCGAACGCCGCAGGGCGCGGCGCCGGCCCGCGCAGAAATCGGGCGCCGGCACCCCGGACCGCCCGCTGACCGCCACCAGCACCGCCACCACGCCGGCGGCCGGCGCGACCGCGAACGGCGGGGACCCGGAGCGGCGACGCGGCGGGCTGCTGACGGTGGCCGCGATCGCGAAGCTGGCCGGCGTCTCACCGCCGACCGTGTCGAAAGTGCTCAACGGCCGCCCCGGGGTGGCCCCGAACACCCGCCGCCGGGTGGAGGAGCTGCTGCGCGGGCAGAACTACCGGCGCCCCGAGAAGGTCACCCGGGCCGCGTGCGTCGAGGTGGTCTTCTACGGCGCGTTGGGTCAGGTCGCGGTCGAGCTGCTGCGGGGCGTGAAGCAGGTGGTGGTCGAGCACGGCTTCGCCGTCGGCTTCACCGACGTGCTACGTGAGTCCGCGGCCGGTCGCGACTGGGAACGGGACCTGCTGTCGCGGCGGCCGGCCGGCGTGATCACCGTGCAGATGGGAGTCGCACCGGAACAGCGCGGGCTGCTGGCCGCCTGCGCCATTCCCGTGGTGGTGGTGGACCCCACCGGGGAGCCGCTGCAGCCGGTGCCCTCGGTGGCCGCGGCCAACCGCCGGGGCGCCTTCGCGGCCGCCCGGCACCTGCTCGACCTGGGCCACCGCCGCATCGCCGTGATCAGCGGACCACTCGACCGGCTCTGCGCGCGGGAACGCCTGGCCGGCATCCGGGCGGCCCTCGACGCGGGCGGCGCACCGCTGGACGAGAAGCTGCTGCGCTCCGGAATCTGGTTCTCGTTCGAGGACGGCCGCACCCACGGGGCGGAACTGCTCCGCCTCACCGAGCCGCCCACCGCTGTCCTCTGCGGCAACGACCTGCAGGCCCTCGGCGTCTACGAGGCGGCCCGGCAGGTCGGGGTACGCATCCCGGACGAGCTCAGCGTGGTGGGCTTCGACGACATCTCGTACGCCGGCTGGTGCGGACCGCCGCTGACCACGGTGCGGCAGCCGGTCAGCGAGATGGGCGCCACCGCCGCGCGGCTCCTACTGGCCCTGACCACCGGCGAGACGATCAGCCAGAGCCACGTCGAGCTGGCGACGACCCTGGTCGTACGCGGCAGCACGGCCGCACCGCGCGGCCTCGACCGGCACCCCTGA
- a CDS encoding zinc-binding alcohol dehydrogenase — MTSPVGLHRVLEPAGVLPQAATRLDNAAALGADEVRIRVERINLDAASFRELSGRHGGDGDRVRAEVLGIIERRGKMQNPVTGSGGMLIGTVEEVGPRSPLAVRPGDRVATLVSLTLTPLAVSDGLARWDGRGEQVPCDGHAILFARSIVAVLPVDLDARLSLAVLDVCGAPALTARVVGRYAAAAAGGGAAAASSVGAAGDRAAAGDRVVGGGAPGAGPTVAVIGGAGKSGCLALAAARRAGAARTVGVVPVAAERNRLADAGLADVVALADARDAVALSTAVTGALGGPADVTVVCVDVPGCEHGAILATADGGTVIFFSMATSFAAAALGAEGLAADVTMLIGNGYVPGHAELALALVREVTGVRALFEARLSAD; from the coding sequence ATGACGTCACCGGTTGGTCTGCACCGGGTGCTTGAACCGGCCGGGGTGCTGCCGCAGGCGGCCACCCGGCTGGACAACGCCGCCGCCCTCGGTGCCGACGAGGTCCGGATCCGGGTGGAGCGGATCAACCTCGACGCGGCGAGTTTCCGGGAGCTGTCCGGCCGGCACGGCGGGGACGGCGACCGGGTCCGCGCGGAAGTGCTCGGGATCATCGAGCGCCGGGGCAAGATGCAGAACCCGGTGACCGGTTCGGGCGGGATGCTGATCGGCACGGTCGAGGAGGTCGGTCCGCGCTCGCCGCTGGCGGTGCGGCCCGGTGACCGGGTGGCGACCCTGGTGTCGCTGACCCTCACCCCGCTGGCGGTGTCCGACGGGCTGGCCCGCTGGGACGGCCGCGGCGAGCAGGTGCCGTGCGACGGGCACGCGATCCTGTTCGCCAGGTCGATCGTGGCGGTGCTGCCGGTGGATCTGGACGCCCGGTTGAGCCTTGCGGTGCTGGACGTCTGCGGGGCGCCGGCGCTCACCGCGCGGGTGGTGGGCCGTTACGCGGCTGCCGCGGCGGGTGGCGGTGCGGCGGCGGCCAGCTCGGTAGGCGCGGCCGGGGATCGGGCGGCCGCCGGCGACCGGGTGGTTGGCGGCGGCGCGCCGGGTGCCGGGCCGACGGTGGCGGTGATCGGTGGGGCCGGCAAGAGCGGGTGCCTGGCGCTGGCCGCCGCCCGGCGGGCCGGGGCGGCCCGTACGGTCGGGGTGGTGCCGGTGGCCGCGGAGCGGAACCGGCTGGCCGACGCCGGGCTGGCCGACGTGGTGGCGCTCGCCGACGCCCGGGACGCGGTGGCGCTGTCGACGGCGGTGACCGGCGCGCTGGGCGGCCCGGCGGACGTGACGGTGGTCTGCGTCGACGTGCCCGGCTGCGAGCACGGTGCGATCCTGGCCACCGCGGACGGCGGCACGGTGATCTTCTTCTCGATGGCGACCAGCTTCGCGGCCGCGGCGTTGGGCGCGGAGGGCCTGGCGGCCGATGTCACGATGCTGATCGGCAACGGGTACGTGCCGGGCCACGCCGAGTTGGCGTTGGCGCTGGTGCGGGAGGTCACCGGCGTGCGAGCGCTGTTCGAGGCGCGGCTTTCGGCAGACTGA
- a CDS encoding Xaa-Pro peptidase family protein yields MDLSGQLFPPERLAAAQRATADAGLAALLIPPGSDLRYLTGYHAHALERLTLLVLPAAGEPTLIVPRLERPAAEAAPAAATGIRIVDHVDGSDPYPMVVDALGGPGAGAVGLGDRMWAEQVLALRDALPGTTQRLAGGVLRELRLRKSPAEIAALRAAGAAIDAVHDRMAEWLRPGRTEAQVAADIAAAILDAGHATADFTIVAAGENGASPHHGTSDRAIGAGEPVVVDIGGTMPTGYCSDSTRCYVIGEPPAGYRDYYAVLHEAQRAAVNAVRPGVSAAAIDAVARELITDAGYGAAFLHRTGHGIGLDGHEDPYLVDGNDRALEPGMTFSIEPGIYLAGRHGARIEDIVVCTTDGADRLNHNPRELAEL; encoded by the coding sequence GTGGACTTATCCGGACAGCTCTTCCCACCCGAGCGGCTGGCGGCGGCCCAGCGTGCCACCGCAGACGCGGGGCTGGCCGCCCTGCTCATTCCCCCCGGCTCCGACCTGCGGTACCTGACCGGCTACCACGCCCACGCGTTGGAACGGCTCACCCTACTGGTGCTGCCGGCCGCCGGCGAACCGACCCTGATCGTGCCGAGGCTGGAACGGCCCGCCGCAGAGGCGGCCCCGGCCGCCGCCACCGGAATACGCATCGTCGACCACGTCGACGGCTCCGACCCGTACCCGATGGTGGTGGACGCCCTCGGCGGACCCGGCGCCGGCGCGGTCGGGCTGGGCGACCGGATGTGGGCCGAGCAGGTCCTCGCGCTGCGCGACGCGCTGCCCGGCACCACCCAACGGTTGGCCGGCGGGGTGCTGCGGGAGCTGCGGCTGCGCAAGTCACCGGCCGAGATCGCCGCGCTGCGCGCGGCCGGCGCCGCGATCGACGCGGTGCACGACCGGATGGCCGAGTGGCTGCGGCCTGGCCGCACCGAGGCGCAGGTGGCCGCCGACATCGCCGCGGCGATCCTGGACGCCGGGCACGCCACCGCCGACTTCACCATCGTCGCCGCCGGCGAAAACGGCGCCAGCCCGCACCACGGCACCTCCGACCGGGCCATCGGCGCCGGAGAGCCGGTGGTGGTCGACATCGGCGGCACCATGCCGACGGGCTACTGCTCCGACTCCACCCGCTGCTACGTGATCGGCGAACCGCCGGCCGGCTACCGCGACTACTACGCGGTGCTGCACGAGGCGCAGCGGGCCGCCGTCAACGCGGTACGGCCCGGGGTGTCGGCGGCGGCGATCGACGCGGTCGCCCGTGAGCTGATCACCGACGCCGGGTACGGCGCGGCGTTCCTGCACCGCACCGGCCACGGTATCGGCCTGGACGGACACGAGGACCCGTACCTGGTCGACGGCAACGACCGGGCGCTCGAACCGGGAATGACCTTCTCGATCGAGCCCGGGATCTACCTCGCCGGGCGGCACGGCGCCCGGATCGAGGACATCGTCGTCTGCACGACGGACGGCGCCGACCGGCTCAACCACAACCCCAGGGAGCTAGCCGAACTATGA
- a CDS encoding Lrp/AsnC family transcriptional regulator: MEEIDRAIVAALTVDGRLSYTDLAERVGLSVSAVHQRVRRLEQRGVLKGYAAKVSFEALELPLSAFVAIRPFDPSQPDDAPDRLAHLPEIDSCYSVAGEDSYLLLVRVASPADLERLLQEIRLAANVTTRTTVVLSTPYESRPPKVRLESSSAG, encoded by the coding sequence GTGGAGGAGATCGATCGCGCCATCGTCGCCGCGCTGACCGTGGACGGCCGGCTGTCGTACACCGACCTGGCCGAGCGGGTGGGGTTGTCGGTGTCGGCGGTGCACCAGCGGGTCCGCCGGCTGGAGCAGCGCGGCGTGCTGAAGGGGTACGCGGCGAAGGTCTCCTTCGAGGCGCTGGAGCTGCCGCTGTCGGCGTTCGTGGCGATCCGGCCGTTCGACCCGTCGCAGCCCGACGACGCCCCGGACCGGCTGGCCCACCTGCCGGAGATCGACTCCTGCTACTCGGTGGCGGGGGAGGACTCCTACCTGCTGCTGGTGCGGGTGGCCAGCCCGGCGGATCTGGAGCGGCTGCTGCAGGAGATCCGGCTGGCAGCGAACGTGACCACCCGGACCACGGTGGTGCTCTCCACGCCGTACGAGTCACGCCCGCCGAAGGTCAGGCTGGAGAGTTCCAGCGCAGGATGA
- a CDS encoding histidine phosphatase family protein has protein sequence MAEIVLIRHGETRWSAAHRHTSYTDLELTPDGERQARDLAPRLAGRSFTAVLSSPRLRARRTADLAGLTVTGVDDDLVEWNYGEYEGRTGEEIRSDAPDWYLWTDGCPGGESPDQVGARLDRALARAADLLARGDVALVAHGHSLRVAGARWVGLPATDGGKLRLDTSGVCVLGHEHGRRVILRWNSPA, from the coding sequence ATGGCGGAGATCGTTCTCATCCGGCACGGCGAGACCCGGTGGAGCGCCGCGCACCGGCACACCTCGTACACCGACCTGGAGCTCACCCCCGACGGCGAGCGGCAGGCCCGCGACCTCGCTCCCCGACTCGCCGGCCGGTCCTTCACGGCGGTGCTCAGCAGCCCCCGGCTGCGGGCTCGGCGCACCGCCGACCTGGCCGGGCTCACCGTCACCGGCGTCGACGACGACCTCGTCGAGTGGAACTACGGCGAGTACGAGGGACGCACCGGCGAGGAGATCCGCAGCGACGCGCCCGACTGGTATCTGTGGACCGACGGCTGTCCCGGCGGAGAGTCCCCCGACCAGGTCGGCGCCCGGCTGGACCGGGCCCTGGCCCGCGCCGCAGACCTGCTGGCACGCGGCGACGTCGCGCTCGTCGCCCACGGCCACAGCCTGCGGGTCGCCGGCGCCCGCTGGGTCGGCCTGCCCGCCACCGACGGCGGCAAGCTGCGGCTGGACACCTCCGGCGTCTGCGTGCTCGGCCACGAACACGGCCGGCGCGTCATCCTGCGCTGGAACTCTCCAGCCTGA